DNA from Mugil cephalus isolate CIBA_MC_2020 chromosome 5, CIBA_Mcephalus_1.1, whole genome shotgun sequence:
GTTACTGTAATGTTCACAGTACTGGACTTTGGGGGGTCACCATTATCCTGGATGATGACCATGATGTCATAAGTTGAgccatcttcctcctctgcccaCTTTCGGGCTGTGCGTAGCTCCCCAGTGTGCGCCCCAATACGGAACATGCCAGCATTTGGCCCAGGGGCAATGGAGTAAAACAACCAAGCATTGAGACCACTGTCTGCGTCCACCCCTACAAGTTTATTTATGAGGTGCCCTGGGCCAACAGATGGGGGCACAGTGAGCTGTAATCTTTTGTCTTTTGGGAAGGAGGGGTGAACAATCACTGGTGCATTGTCATTAAGGTCCACCACGAAGACATGCACAGTGACGTTGGTTGTCCGTGGGGGTACCCCAGCGTCTCGGGCCTGCACATCAATACGGAAAGCATTAAGCTGTTCATGATCCAGTGAGCGCATGCTGTATATGTGGCCGGTCTCTGGGTTGATGTAGACATAAGAAGATATGGGGGACCCCTGAACCATGCTGGGAAGGATGGAATAGGAGATGCGAGCATTATCACCAAGGTCTGGGTCAGTGGCAGAaacagcagcaataggggcacTGGGAGCATTATTTTCTGGGATGTCCACAGAGTATGAACGCTGAGAGAAGGTGGGGGCGTTGTCATTGACATCAGAGAGCTTCACCACAAAGGTGTTTTGTGATGAAAGGGGAGGGGAACCACCGTCAGTGGCCTTGATGACTACTGTGTACTCTGGGACAGTCTCACGGTCCAGATTGCCAGCAGTGGTGAGGCTGTAATGCATACCAAAAGCTGAGTTAAGTTTGAATGGCAAACCTGGTGGGATTGTTAATGTAACTTTCCCATTGACACCAGAGTCCAGGTCTCGCGCACTTATGAGCGCTATCACAGTTTCTGGTGAGGAATCCTCTCTGATGGGACTGGTCAGTGACGTCAGTGTCACCTCTGGTGCGTTGTCATTCACATCAATGATCTCCACTATGACGTTACATGAGCCCTCCATAGCGGGAGAGCCACCATCTCTGGCCTGCACTGTGATGTGGTATGAATTGCTTTTCTCATAATCCACATCGCCCTTCACACGGATCTCTCCGCTTTTAGAATCCACACTGAAAAGCTTGACAATGCGGTCTGGTGTGTATTTACTAAACAGAAAGGATATTTGTCCGTTGTTACCAGAATCAGCGTCAGTCGCGTTTAATTTCGTTACTAAAGTGCCCGGTGCAACATTTTCTAATAACTTAACATTCTTTACCGGTTCATCAAAGACAGGCGTATTGTCATTTACATCCAGAATTTTAATGAGTAGAAGTGTTGAGCCAGATTTCTCTGGCTGGCCCCCATCTACAGCAGTGAGCAACAAGCGAAAGGAGGTCTGTGCCTCCCTGTCCAAAGCTTTATCCACAACTAGCTCGGGAAACTTACTGCCGTCGCTTTTAGTTTCCACATTCAAATTAAAGAAGTCATTTTCTGCGAGACGGTAAGTGCGTAAAGAGTTGGTGCCCACATCTGGATCGTGTGCGCTTTCCAAACGGAACCGTGTTCCTGGCGCGGCCGCCTCTGATATGTCCAAAGAAATGTTACTGTTTGAAAACTGCGGTGCATTATCATTTACATCCAGAACGTCCACCACCACGCGATGAATCTCTAAAGGATCCTCCAGGAGTATTTGAACATGTAGTgaacaaactgaatttaattcaCAAAGTTGTTCCCTGTcaattttttgtttaataaccAAATTACCGGCCTGCTTTACTTCAAAGTACTGCGTTGTTGAATCCGAGACGACCCGCAACTTCCTCTGAACAATCCGCTCAGCAGTAAGACTCAAATCTTTAGCGATATTCCCAACGATAGATCCCGGGCTTAATTCCTCCAATACGGAATAGCTTAATTGAGCGGACGCGCAGGAGATCCAGGCTAGATGGAAGTATAGCCTCCACAGCCTCCCTCCTCCGGAGCGCTTCCTCTGTCTGGAGTCCATTGTGCTGCGCTCCGAGGATCGGGGAACGGGAAAgtttttaacttcttctttcACCGTAACGTATCCATAATAGTACTAAAACCAGACTACCCGTCTCGATTGTaaacatttccattttagaaagaggGCGATAGGAAGTTTTGATGTGATCATGACGCCacttttatagaaaaaaaaaacgaggacaAAAATCAAAGTAGTTTCTCCGCTGAAACTCACTGCTCTGTCTCCTCCGCCTCGCTCTCTTCATGGGCGGGGATAGGCCACAGAGACCTTCCCTCTCATTGGAGGACAGGGCTGGAGCCTCGCTGTCACACATCTCTCACACAAAAAACTTTTTAGTGACTCCACTACCACTGAGAGGCGAGTATACACTCATCTATCCATCCCCGAGGATAACGAAAGCTGAATGACATGACAGTGAAAATCCACTTTTTCCACAGATCACAGATAAATGCATGGAGGATAAATGTtacttcatttaaaatgttggaAAATGATCAGTCACGTGCTCTCAGTGAGCGCTCCTCACAGTAGAATCGGCAGAGTACCAAGCGGATGTCATTTAAAGCTATACTGTTTGTATCCGCATGGGGGCATTGTTTTCAAACTGGTACCCCACCCCCCGTCCCACACCAAGATCAAAACTTTAAAGAGTGACTTCATTGTAAAGCTGAGTGTATTACGTATTTTAAAGTTTATCCAAATTATAAAATGGCACCTACTTGACAATACTGTGCGTCCTGTATATCAGGACACATACAGGTCATACTATGGCATAATACAGTAAAGTGTCGCTTTCACAACACAGATTTTCCGAAATATTattctggtttcatttaaaGTTGTAGTTTCGTTTGTGAAAGTAATCAATATCCGTAAAGAAATATATTGTGAATGCGCAggtgcaaaatataaaaattgttATCTTGTAGAAAGTGTAGGGAACACACAGCACGAGTACACAAATGCTATGAATACACGAAGCTATTAGAGGAGCTGTTGAGCTttataaaactgaaactgacacAATGGCTTCTGATTCTCTGCTCACCTGCTGGCTCTCAAAGGTCCAGGTGCTGTCAGGTAAGGAAGCATCCAGGACACTGATCACCTCCTTAAAGTCTGTGGTGCTGCTGGGTTTAATCAAAGTGAAGTCACTGTACTCTGACATTGGAGACATACAGGACCTGAAGGACTGACTCTGAGACATCATGTCTCCTCCCAGGACCTCCACGTACTTTATAGGTCCATCAGTGTTGAGCTGAATCTGCAGGTTTCTGTTGGGGTTCTTGTAATCATCACAGTCGCTCCGTCTCATGCAGCAACTACCGCTGCTTCTGCTGTTCCTGATGCATTTAACCGCTAAGATGAGAAAAGTCAACAGAGACAGCACGGACACCGAGGCCAGAGATAGAATCAAATAAAGGGTGATTCTTCCATTTTTCTTGCTGGGCTCGGCCGCTTTCTGTCGGAGGTCTAAGATGGGCTCATGGAGACCGTCCTCCAGCAGAATGGACACTGTGACGGTGGAGGACTGGACCGGTTCTCCGTCGTCCTTGATCTCTATAATCAGCCTCTGAGAGGAGTCGTCCTGCTCGGACACAGCACGTTTAGTCCTCACCTCCCCCGTGTACAGATTGACGGTGAACAGAGAGGAGTCTGTGGCCTCCGCCAGTTTGTAGGAGATCCAGGCGTTATGTCCCGAGTCAGCGTCCACGGCCGTCACCTTAGTAACCAGGTGACCGGCTTTAGCGGAGCGGGGCATCCTCTGATGAGAGAGGGAGCCCAGGGCAGCGGAGGAGGGGTAAATAACAGCGGGGGCATTGTCGTTCTGGTCCAGGATAAAAACATGGACAGTGGCGTTGCTGCTGAGAGATGGAGAGCCCTGATCCTTGGCCTGAACCTGAATCTGAAACACCTTGAGTTTCTCATAATCAAACGAGTGCATGCTGTAGATGCTGCCGTTATCTGAGTTAATGTAAACATAAGACGAGACAGACACGTCTTGAACTTTAGAGTCCAGTATAGAGTAGGAGATCTTTGCGTTTTCACCAAAATCCAGGTCAGATGCTGATACCGAGTACAGTATAGAGCCTGCtactccattttcttttaaatacacattatattTTCGCTGAGTGAATGCAGGAGGGTTGTCATTCACATCAGTGACGctgacaaatatttttttcttactagacagtggaggagagcctGAATCAGTGGCTGTTATTTCAATACTGTACTCTGAAAATCTCTCTCTGTCCAAAGCACCACTGGTCACCAGTGCATAATTATTAGAATAAGAAGGTTTCAGACTAAAAGGAGAACCCTTGTCGAGCTCCAACGTTACTTTACCGTTATCACCAGAGTCAAGATCTCGTGCACTGATCAGAGCCACAACGGTACCACTTGGTGCGTCTTCACGTACTGGCTTTGGCTGGGAAGTGAAAACTATTTCAGGAGCGTTATCATTGAAATCAGTAATGTCAGCCTGTACTCGGCAGTGTCCCTCCATCTGAGGACTACCTTTATCTTTAGCAGTTACATCAATGTCATATGACTTTGCAGTTTCAAAGTCTAACTCCCCCTTCAGAGTGATTTCACCTGTTAATGGGTTAATGTCGAAGATTGACAGCACATAATCTGGTGTCCGAGAACCAAACGAGAATTCAATTTCTCCATTTAAGCCTTCATCTGCATCGGTTGCTTTGGGCTTGATAATAACAGTTCCCTTTGTACCTTTTTCATCAAGCGTCACtttgtaaagatttttttcaaatacTGGAAAATTATCATTTATGTCAAGAACGCTTATAGTTATTTGTGTAGTTCCAGATCTAACTGGATTTCCTCCATCTAATGCTGTTAGTAAAATTTTGTGAACGGATTTTTTCTCTCGATCTAGAGGTTTTTCTAAAACAAGTTCCGGTACAGTCTTTCCACCTTCAATTTCTTTTATTCGAAGGGAACAACACTCATTTTTACTGAGGGTGTAGGATTTGAGTGAATTGCTTCCAACGTCAGGGTCCGTTGCGCTCTCCAAGGGAAAACGCGCACCTACTGCCGCCGATTCGGCTATATTTAAAGACAATTCGTTAGAAAGGAAACTCGGAGAATTGTCATTAATATCTCGTATTTCAACCTCGATGCGGTGCAACTGTAGCGGGTCTTCAATAACCACTTGCAGAGGTAGAACACAGCTGGCGCTTTGTCCGCATAAAGCCTCTCTGTCTATTCTGTCATTCACCACCAGCTCGCCCTTCCCCGCATCCACACTGAAATATTGCTCACCGGACTCGGAGGCGACGCGCAATTTACGCTCAAAAATGTCCGACAGCCCCAGACTAAGGTCTTTGGCTAGATTTCCTACCACAGATCCCCGTTTCAGTTCCTCCTGGATGCTGTAACGGGTCTGTCCGTTTATTGTACTccacaagaggaagaaatgatGCCACCAAAGCGCCAGCCATCTCCAGTCTCGGcatccttttctctttgtcatccCCAAATCAGAATAAGGCATCATTTCCTTTCCACAGGAACAGAAATCACAAAGCCAAAATCCGTATTCCCGGAGCGTAACATATCCCGTTATAATGTTGCCAGTGCatggtcaaaaataaaataaagatatcaCATTATCCTTCAAGTATACGAACCATTTACCTACTCTCCTTCCACTCAGACCATTGTGGTGCTGAAGCTGCATGGGGGAGGGAGTAGATCTCTTTGTACAGTTCTGAATGCTATTGGTGCACAGCATGCATCTCTGACATCCAATGAGAGTGAAACGGAGCAGCACCGTTAAAGACACAATAACCATACTACACTGACATGATACAACAACTGAAAACCCCTGAGTTGTTTTACGAATcatgtgaatgtaaaatgagcaaatgtatgttcataaaataaatgtgtggttTATAGAATTACGTATTGGATTTTACTCAAGGcatatttagatattttaatgaaacatttagtGTTCTTGAAGGAAACATCCCCTTACTGAGATCTAGCTTGTTTTCTTATCGCTTTTATGCATTGACTTAAGCAATGCTTGTAAAGGACAGCATCTCCGAAATCAAAGTAGCTGAATGTATCCGTTTCATGTTAATTCATCCACTGATTCGGTCACGCATTTGACACACTCACAGTGAATGACAACAAAATTATTCAGTCAGGCCTCGGTGGCCTCAAGGGTCAGCGTCGCTGTCCACCCAAGAGGTGCTGAAACGCACAGCCCGaaaactgacaaagaaactATCAAAATCAAATAGACAAGCTACATGTTTTTACTTGGATTAAAATATTACAGTTCAAATAGGATACATAGTCAAACATTGATTCATACTTTTAGGAAATCTGCTGAAGTGTctcattataattattttacacAAAGCAAGCAACTATTCGGTTCGTAGATGATAAGAAACCGTATTATAGATTTGTTTATGTCACTTATCCCCTTTTTTCTGTGCTCACCTGCTGGCTCTCAAAGGTCCAGGTGCTGTCAGGTAAAGACGCATCCAGGACACTGATCACCTCCTTAAAGTCTGTGGTGCTGCTGGGTTTAATCAAAGTGAAGTCACTGTACTCTGACATTGGAGACATACAGGACCTGAAGGACTGGCTCTGAGACATCATGTCTCCTCCCAGGACCTCCACGTACTTTATAGGTCCATCAGTGTTGAGCTGAATCTGCAGGTTTCTGTTGGGGTTCTTGTAATCATCACAGTCGCTCCGTCTCATGCAGCAACTACCGCTGCTTCTGCTGTTCCTGATGCATTTAACCGCTAAGATGAGAAAAGTCAACAGAGACAGCACGGACACCGAGGCCAGAGACAGAATCAAATAAAGGGTGATTCTCCCATTTTTCTTGCTGGGCTCGGCCGCTTTCTGTCGGAGGTCTAAGATGGGCTCATGGAGACCGTCCTCCAGCAGGATGGACACCGTTACGGTGGAGGACTGGACCGGTTCCCCGTCGTCCTTGATCTCTATAATCAGTCTCTGAGAGGAATCGTCCTGCTCGGACACAGCACGTTTAGTCCTCACCTCCCCCGTGTACAGATTGACGGTGAACAGAGAGGAGTCTGTGGCCTCCGCCAGTTTGTAGGAGATCCAGGCGTTATGTCCCGAGTCAGCGTCCACGGCCGTCACCTTAGTAACCAGGTGACCGGCTTTAGCGGAGCGGGGCATCCTCTGATGAGAGAGGGCGCCCAGGGCAGCGGAGGAGGGGTAAATAACAGCGGGGGCATTGTCGTTCTGGTCCAGGATAAAAACATGGACAGTGGCGTTGCTGCTGAGAGATGGAGAGCCCTGATCCTTAGCCTGAACCTGAATCTGAAACACCTTGAGTTTCTCATAATCAAAGGAGTGCATGCTGTAGATGCTGCCGTTATCTGAGTTAATGTAAACATAAGACGAGACAGACACGTCTTGAACTTTAGAGTCCAGTATAGAGTAGGAGATCTTTGCGTTTTCACCAATATCCAGATCAGATGCTGATACTGAGTACAGTATAGAACCTGCTactccattttcttttagataCACAGCATAGGCTGGTTGTGTGAAAATGGGTGGGTTGTCATTCACATCCGTAACAGTGACATTAATAATCTTtttggaggacagaggaggagaacctGAATCAGTGGCTGTTATCACAACGTTATACTCTGAGAAAGTCTCTCTATCTAAAGCACCGCTGGTAACCAGTGCATAATTATCAGAAAATGAGGGTTTCAGGTTAAATGGAGAACCTCGAGGGATTTGTAATGTCACTTTACCATTACTACCAGAGTCAAGGTCTCGAGCTGTGAGCAAAGCCACTACTGTGCCACTCGGTGCATCCTCAGGTACTTGGCTCGGTTCTGAAGTCAGAACAATCTCTGGAGCGTTATCATTTATGTCCAATACCTCCACTTGCACACGACAATGGCCTTCATTTTCAGGAATGCCTTTGTCTTTCGCAGTTATATCTATTTCATGTGTTGCAACGTTTTCAAAATCTAATTGTCCTGTAAGGAAAATTTCTCCTGTACTAGAGTCTATCCGAAAAATAGACAGTAATGACTCCGGTGTATGGTCAGCAAATGAATATTCAATCTCTCCATTAAGACCCTCGTCTGGGTCCGTTGCCTCTACTTTTACGATCATCGAGGCACTTTGACTATTTTCAggcaaatttattttatataatgtttttttgaaaatagGGACATTGTCATTGTTGTCTAGGACGGTCACTATAATCTTTGAGGTACCGGTTTTGGCAGGATTACCCCCATCTAACGCTGTCAGCAGTAACTGATGAacgctttgtttttctctgtccaGTGGTTTTTCTAAAACAAGCTCCGGCACCTTTCTTCCGTTAGCCAggtctttcatttttaaactaaaacactcATCTTTGCTCAGACTGTACGATTTCAGTGAGTTACTACCGACGTCGAGGTCTTGAGCGGTCTCTAAAGGGTAGCGCGCACCCACCGCTGTCATCTCAGgaattttcaaatttttttctttgcttagAAAACTAGGGGTATTATCATTGACGTCTCTTATCTCTACTTCTATTCGATAAAGATGTAAGGGATTCTCTATTACTACTTGCAATGGCAACACACAGCTGGCGCTTTGTCCGCATAAAGCCTCTCTGTCTATTCTGTCGCTCACCACCAGCTCGCCCTTCCCCGCATCCACACTGAAATACTGCTTACCAGCCTCAGAGGCGACACGCAGCTTACGGTCAAAAATGTCTGAGAGTCCCAAACCAAGATCTTTGGCTAAATTTCCTACCACAGAGCCCTGTTTTAATTCCTCCGGGATGCTGTAACGAGTCTGCCCGTCTATTGTACTCcacaagagaaagaaatgatgcCACCAAAGCGCCAGCCATCGCCAGTCTCGGTACTTCATTCTCTTTGTCATCCCTCGTCCTTTAAAATATAGTAGTTTCCATCGATGTGCTGTTCAGATAGCCAGGCCGACATTTATTCCAATACGAAAATGGATTTGGAAAATTATTCCAGAAATGCATGATATCTACAAAGGACTAAATTCCGGACACCTTCGGATAAACGCATCTCCTTCCCACCCCTTAGCACAGTGAGGATAGATGCTGTGAGGCTGAATGGGGGATGGACTAGATCTCTTTGTACAGTTCTGTATGCTATTGGTTCACAGCAGCCATCTATACTATCCAATCACAGAGCTCTAACGTTGCTGTCAGGGATACAGCACCTCTTTCATTGCAGTAACAAACGCGACAGAAGAGAAATTCAGCTTTGTGtcataaaagattaaaaaataaagaatgtgaAGAGGGGACATAACACAATTAGTCAACCGTATATATTTCACGGGTTAATACTCCGGTAGGAAAACTCGAATTAGATTAATAATGATACGTTTATTATATGAAAATTaggattaaaaatacatttcaaatatttagttCACAAATGATTATATATCCTGCCATATAGGACCAAGTAAAAATTGAAAATATTGTTAATGTTGCAACCTTTATCAGGTAGGCTAATATGTCTACCtagatattaaaaatatattcttcATGATTAGAAGATACGAATAATCTGATTTCAACACCAGAAACAATATGCTTAATTTAAATTAGTGATAACATATTGAACAGCACAACACACATACGTTAAAACTCCTGCTTCCTAATTGTGTGACAATTCATTTTCGGATAATGTGGTCGTAGTCTACTAACGAACAGATTCGGTATCGCCATACAAAGACCCATTTTTAAGCTAAAATCAAATGATGCCTTTGCGTAAATATCAAATCGTAATAGTTTAGAAAGAGTttacaagttaaataaaaatgtaattcatgCCAGATGtgataaaatgcatttaattgcagGCCTATTATTTTCTGCTCACCTGCTGGCTCTCAAAGGTCCAGGTGCTGTCAGGTAAAGACGCATCCAGGACACTGATCACCTCCTTAAAGTCTGTGGTGCTGCTGGGTTTAATCAAAGTGAAGTCACTGTACTCTGACATTGGAGACATACAGGACCTGAAGGACTGACTCTGAGACATCATGTCTCCTCCCAGGACCTCCACGTACTTTATAGGTCCATCAGTGTTGAGCTGAATCTGCAGGTTTCTGTTGGGGTTCTTGTAATCATCACAGTCGCTCCGTCTCATGCAGCAACTACCGCTGCTTCTGCTGTTCCTGATGCATTTAACCGCTAAGATGAGAAAAGTCAACAGAGACAGCACGGACACCGAGGCCAGAGAGAGAATCAGATAAAGGGTGATTCTCCCATTTTTCTTGCTGGGCTCGGCCGCTTTCTGTCGGAGGTCTAAGATAGGCTCATGGAGACCGTCCTCCAGCAGGATGGACACCGTGACGGTGGAGGACTGGACCGGTTCCCCATCGTCCTTGATTTCTATAATCAGCCTCTGAGAGGAGTCGTCCTGCTCGGACACAGCGCGTTTAGTCCTCACCTCCCCCGTGTACAGATTGACGGTGAACAGAGAGGAGTCTGTGGCCTCCGCCAGTTTGTAGGAGATCCAGGCGTTATGTCCCGAGTCAGCGTCCACGGCCGTCACCTTAGTAACCAGGTGACCGGCTTTAGCGGAGCGGGGCATCCTCTGATGAGAGAGGGAGCCCAGGGCAGCGGAGGAGGGGTAAATAACAGCGGGGGCATTGTCGTTCTGGTCCAGGATAAAAACATGGACAGTGGCGTTGCTGCTGAGAGATGGAGAGCCCTGATCCTTGGCCTGAACCTGAATCTGAAACACCTTAAGTTTCTCATAATCAAAGGAGTGCATGCTGTAGATGCTGCCGTTATCTGAGTTAATGTAAACATAAGACGAGACAGACACGTCCTGTACTTTAGAGTCCAGTATAGAGTAGGAGATCTTTGCGTTTTCACCAATATCCAGGTCAGATGCTGATACTGAGTATAATATAGAGCCTGCtactccattttcttttaaatacacattatatgTTCGCTGAGTGAATACGGGAGGGTTGTCATTCACATCAGTGATTCTTACGGGTATAACTTTCTTActagacagtggaggagagcctGAATCAGTGGCTGATATCTCAATTGCATACTCTGCGAAACTTTCTCTATCTAAGACATCACTTGTAATTAGAGCGTAATTGTTGGAAAATGAGGGTTTTAAGCTGAATGGGGACCCATTTGTGAGTTTCAACGTCACTTTACCGTTGTCACCAGAGTCAAGGTCTCGTGCCCTGATTAGTGCTACGACGGTGCCTTTTGGTGCATCCTCGCGCACTGGGTTTGGTTTCGAAGTGAGAACTATTTCTGGAGGATTGTCATTAATGTCTACGATGACTACTTGAACACGACAGTGGCCCTCCATCTCAGGAACTCCTTTGTCTTTTGCAGTAATACGCAGTTCATGCATTACGCTACTCTCATAATCTAACGGTCCTACCAAGGAAACCTCGCCCGTATCTGGATCCATCTGAAAAATAGATAACAGCGATTGGGGTGTGTGTTCTGCAAAGAgatatttaatctctccattaacACCCTCGTCTGCATCTGTTGCCTCAACTTTAACGACTACCGAATCAATGACACTATTTTCATGCACGGTTACATTATACAATGGTCTTTTGAAAACAGGGATATTGTCGTTGATGTCGAGTACAGTAACAGTAATTTTTGTGGTTCCAGTTTTGACAGGATTACCTCCGTCTGACGCTGTCAGTAACAAATGATGGAcactttgtctctctctgtctagtAATTGTTCTAGTACTAGTTCTGGAGCCTGTCGGTTTCCAGATAACTCTTTCATTTTCAGACTAAAACACTCGTTTTTACTTAGAGTATAGTACTTAACTGAATTACTACCAACATCCTGATCCTGCGCTACGTCCAAAGGAAAGCGTACGCCTGTGACAGTAGATTCTGCTATCTTTAAAGATCGCTCCTCTGTTATAAAAATTGGTGAATTGTCGTTTATGTCCTTGATTTCTACTTCTATCCGGTGTAGCTGTAGCGGATTCTCTGCTACAATTTGCAAAGGTAGAACACAGCTGGCGCTTTGTCCGCATAAAGCCTCTCTGTCTATTCTGTCACTCACCACCAGCTCGCCCTTCCCCGCATCCACGCTGAAATATTGCTTACCAGCCTCAGAATCGACTCGCACTTTACGGTCAAAAACGTCTGATAAACCCAAACCGAGATCTTTGGCAAGATTTCCTACCACCGATCCCCGTTTTAATTCCTCCGGGATGCTGTAACGCGTCTGTCCGTTTATTGAACTCcacaagagaaagaaatgatgcCACCAAAGCGCCAGCCATCTCCAGTCTCTGTATCCCATTCTCTTTGTCATCCCCTGTCCGTTAGAATATGTTATTTCCCATCGAGGTCGTTAAACCCGCGTTTAAAGCCATCTCCAGAATGGAAAGTGATCCgtgaaaaaaagtaaatcatttgcaataaaatacatattcGAGACACCATCAAATAGACACATCTCCTCACCAGCTCTGAGCACACTGAGGGCTGCCGT
Protein-coding regions in this window:
- the LOC125008080 gene encoding protocadherin gamma-C5-like isoform X25, whose amino-acid sequence is MTAVGARYPLETAQDLDVGSNSLKSYSLSKDECFSLKMKDLANGRKVPELVLEKPLDREKQSVHQLLLTALDGGNPAKTGTSKIIVTVLDNNDNVPIFKKTLYKINLPENSQSASMIVKVEATDPDEGLNGEIEYSFADHTPESLLSIFRIDSSTGEIFLTGQLDFENVATHEIDITAKDKGIPENEGHCRVQVEVLDINDNAPEIVLTSEPSQVPEDAPSGTVVALLTARDLDSGSNGKVTLQIPRGSPFNLKPSFSDNYALVTSGALDRETFSEYNVVITATDSGSPPLSSKKIINVTVTDVNDNPPIFTQPAYAVYLKENGVAGSILYSVSASDLDIGENAKISYSILDSKVQDVSVSSYVYINSDNGSIYSMHSFDYEKLKVFQIQVQAKDQGSPSLSSNATVHVFILDQNDNAPAVIYPSSAALGALSHQRMPRSAKAGHLVTKVTAVDADSGHNAWISYKLAEATDSSLFTVNLYTGEVRTKRAVSEQDDSSQRLIIEIKDDGEPVQSSTVTVSILLEDGLHEPILDLRQKAAEPSKKNGRITLYLILSLASVSVLSLLTFLILAVKCIRNSRSSGSCCMRRSDCDDYKNPNRNLQIQLNTDGPIKYVEVLGGDMMSQSQSFRSCMSPMSEYSDFTLIKPSSTTDFKEVISVLDASLPDSTWTFESQQQKPPNNDWRFTQGQRPGPSGATGGPEVAMGTGPWPQPPTEAEQLQALMAAANEVSEATATLGPGTMGLSTRYSPQFTLQHVPDYRQNVYIPGSTATLTSNPQQQQATAQQAAQQALPPPQASAQPEPPKAAQTPASKKKSTKKEKK
- the LOC125008080 gene encoding protocadherin gamma-C5-like isoform X9; this translates as MDSRQRKRSGGGRLWRLYFHLAWISCASAQLSYSVLEELSPGSIVGNIAKDLSLTAERIVQRKLRVVSDSTTQYFEVKQAGNLVIKQKIDREQLCELNSVCSLHVQILLEDPLEIHRVVVDVLDVNDNAPQFSNSNISLDISEAAAPGTRFRLESAHDPDVGTNSLRTYRLAENDFFNLNVETKSDGSKFPELVVDKALDREAQTSFRLLLTAVDGGQPEKSGSTLLLIKILDVNDNTPVFDEPVKNVKLLENVAPGTLVTKLNATDADSGNNGQISFLFSKYTPDRIVKLFSVDSKSGEIRVKGDVDYEKSNSYHITVQARDGGSPAMEGSCNVIVEIIDVNDNAPEVTLTSLTSPIREDSSPETVIALISARDLDSGVNGKVTLTIPPGLPFKLNSAFGMHYSLTTAGNLDRETVPEYTVVIKATDGGSPPLSSQNTFVVKLSDVNDNAPTFSQRSYSVDIPENNAPSAPIAAVSATDPDLGDNARISYSILPSMVQGSPISSYVYINPETGHIYSMRSLDHEQLNAFRIDVQARDAGVPPRTTNVTVHVFVVDLNDNAPVIVHPSFPKDKRLQLTVPPSVGPGHLINKLVGVDADSGLNAWLFYSIAPGPNAGMFRIGAHTGELRTARKWAEEEDGSTYDIMVIIQDNGDPPKSSTVNITVTVDEKGADNDAPAVPRHTPFLHRTGMSDITFYLIISLACVSAVSFITFVVLMVRCLRHRGPGLGDSDCCCYGRHRSTRYHQRPSKDLHLQLNTDGPIRYMEVVGGPQEPHTRTYRPCYSTISSRSDFVFMKTPMLSHNNTLNMTLSRKHLMNSVSEQKPPNNDWRFTQGQRPGPSGATGGPEVAMGTGPWPQPPTEAEQLQALMAAANVSEATATLGPGTMGLSTRYSPQFTLQHVPDYRQNVYIPGSTATLTSNPQQQQATAQQAAQQALPPPQASAQPEPPKAAQTPASKKKSTKKEKK
- the LOC125008080 gene encoding protocadherin gamma-C5-like isoform X24, whose product is MTAVGARYPLETAQDLDVGSNSLKSYSLSKDECFSLKMKDLANGRKVPELVLEKPLDREKQSVHQLLLTALDGGNPAKTGTSKIIVTVLDNNDNVPIFKKTLYKINLPENSQSASMIVKVEATDPDEGLNGEIEYSFADHTPESLLSIFRIDSSTGEIFLTGQLDFENVATHEIDITAKDKGIPENEGHCRVQVEVLDINDNAPEIVLTSEPSQVPEDAPSGTVVALLTARDLDSGSNGKVTLQIPRGSPFNLKPSFSDNYALVTSGALDRETFSEYNVVITATDSGSPPLSSKKIINVTVTDVNDNPPIFTQPAYAVYLKENGVAGSILYSVSASDLDIGENAKISYSILDSKVQDVSVSSYVYINSDNGSIYSMHSFDYEKLKVFQIQVQAKDQGSPSLSSNATVHVFILDQNDNAPAVIYPSSAALGALSHQRMPRSAKAGHLVTKVTAVDADSGHNAWISYKLAEATDSSLFTVNLYTGEVRTKRAVSEQDDSSQRLIIEIKDDGEPVQSSTVTVSILLEDGLHEPILDLRQKAAEPSKKNGRITLYLILSLASVSVLSLLTFLILAVKCIRNSRSSGSCCMRRSDCDDYKNPNRNLQIQLNTDGPIKYVEVLGGDMMSQSQSFRSCMSPMSEYSDFTLIKPSSTTDFKEVISVLDASLPDSTWTFESQQQKPPNNDWRFTQGQRPGPSGPHMPYGTHIRWTPKSGTRATGGPEVAMGTGPWPQPPTEAEQLQALMAAANEVSEATATLGPGTMGLSTRYSPQFTLQHVPDYRQNVYIPGSTATLTSNPQQQQATAQQAAQQALPPPQASAQPEPPKAAQTPASKKKSTKKEKK